From the genome of Deinobacterium chartae:
CAGCGTTCCGGCCAACAGCGGAGCGATCCAGCCACTGCCGCTCTCGAGCAGTTCGCTGAGCGTGTTGGTCCGCTCGAGCGGCCAAGCGGCGCGCTGCGAGAGTTCGGGCAGCAAGCTGGCGCGGGCCGTGGCACCGGGCGCGTCGAGCAGGGCTCCCAGGAAGACCAGGACGCACAGCAGCGGAAACGAGAGCCACTGCCCGGCGTGCAGCAGCGGAACCGCCAGCACGCAGACAGCGCTCATCACGTCGGACAGCACGCTGGTCCGCCGCAGGCCCAGCCGGTCGACCAGCGGACCGCCCAGCAGCGAGGCCATCATGGCAGGAACGGTCTGGCACGCCGCTATGATCCCGGTCAGCGCCGGGCTCTGGGTGGTGCTCAGCACGAACCACGGCAAAGCGATGGCGGCAATGGCATTGCCCTGCCAGGAGAGGGTGTTGGCGGTCAGCAGAACGTACAGGGCCAGTGGCCCCCGCAAGGAAGAAGTCATGATTCACCCCGAAAATCGGTACACGGGTACCCAAGAAGGACACAGGACAGGCCGGAACACCGGCACACCGGACCGCGTCCCCTCCGCCGGGGCTGATTCAGCTTTCAGACGCGCTCAGCGTCCGGCTACGGCGGGGAGACGCATCTCCCCGCGTACGATGACCTCGCCGAAAACATCAGGCATAGATCCCTCCTTCCTCACGCGCCCAGCGTACTCAATCGGCCGCGCAGCGTCGTGCGCCGGATGACGTAGCGCTCGGGCGAACACCTTCTCGGGGCAGGGCCGCTATGATAACGCCTATGCTGCTGAGCGCCCGAGACCTCACCCGCGCAGTTGCCCGCAAGACGCTGTGGCACGGACTCGGTTTCGATCTGGCTCCCGGCGAGCGGCTGGCCATCACCGGACCTTCGGGCAGTGGTAAAAGCCTGCTGCTGCGTGCCCTGGCGGCCCTAGACCCCCTCGAGAGCGGCCAGGTGTACCTCGAGGGCCGTGTGCAGTCTGCGTGGCCCATGCCGCTGTACCGCGCGCGGGTGATGTACCTGCCGCAACGTCCGGCGTTGGGTCAGGGCCGCGTCCTCGATGAACTGCGCCTTCCTTTTGGGCTGCGGGTTCACGCCCACAGGACCTGGCGCGAGGCAGCGGCCCTCGAAATACTCGAGCAACTGGGACGTCCCGCATCGTTCCTGGAACTCGAGGGGGCCCACCTGTCGGGCGGGGAACGACAACTGGTCGCGCTGGCGCGGGCCCTGCTGCTGAGTCCCTCGGTGCTGCTGCTCGACGAGGCGACCGCTGCCTTAGACCCACAGGCCGTTCGTTGCGCCGAGGACGCCCTGGAGCGCTGGGTGCGTGCCGAGAGCGGACGCGCCCTGGTGTGGGTCAGCCACGACCCGGCGCAGCGGGAACGGGTAGCGGACCGCGAGCTGAACGTCCGGTTGGCCGGAGGGTCACCTTGAGCGCCGAGATCAGCCTGCCTCAGGTGCTGCTGGCCGCGCTGCTCATGCTGGTGACCGCCGCTTTGTCGTGGCGCATGCGGCTCGGGCTGGGCCGCCAGATCGTGGTTGCCGGGACGCGCATGACCGTGCAACTGCTGCTGGTCGGCCTGATCCTGGGCTGGGTCTTTGCGCTGCGCCACCCGATGCCGGTGGTCGGCATCGGCCTGATCATGACGCTGCTGGCCGCGCAGGCGGCGGTGGGACGCTCGCGGCGCCGTTATGCCCGCGTCTACCTGGACAGCTTCGTGGCCGTGTTCGGCAGTTCTTTCGTGCTCACCGGGCTGGTGCTGGCGGGCATCTTGCAGGTGCGTCCCTGGTTCGATCCGCAGTACGCCGTTCCGATCCTGGGCATGGTGCTGGGCAACACCCTGACCGGCGTCTCGCTGGCGCTGGAACGCTTTCTTTCCGAGATCATCGGGCAACGCGACCGCATCGAGGCCCTGCTGGCCCTGGGGGCCACCCGCTGGGAGGCGGCGCAGGGTGCCGTGGCCTCGGCGGTGCGGACCGGCATGATCCCGACCCTGAACAGCATGGCCGTGATGGGCATCGTGAGTCTGCCGGGCATGATGACCGGCCAGATCCTCGCCGGGGCCGATCCCGGTACGGCCGTCCGCTACCAGATCGTGATCATGTTCGTACTGGCCGCAAGTTCAGCGATCGGCAGCCTGCTGGTCACCCTGCTCGCTTACCGGGCGCTGTTCGACGCGCACAGCCGCTTGCGCAGCGAACGGCTCACCGAGCGGCACGCGCAGCACTAGCCGCCCTGCGCTCCGTCCTACCTTCTGGAGCCAGGGGCCGGTTTACAGTGGCAGCATGGCGACTTACACCAAACCCAGCGACGCCGAGTTGCGCGAGCGGCTGACGCCCGAACAGTACGCAGTCACCCAGCACGAAGCGACCGAACGCGCCTTTAGCGGCGCGTACTGGAACCTCGACGAACCGGGAATCTACGTGGACATCGTCTCGGGCGAACCGCTCTTCTGCTCGCTCGACAAGTACGACGCGGGCTGCGGCTGGCCCAGCTTCACCCGGCCCATCTCCGAGGCGGTCCTCAGCACCCGCACCGACTACCGGCTGCTCATGCCGCGCACCGAGGTGCGATCCAAACACGCGGACTCGCACCTGGGGCACGTCTTTGACGACGGACCGGCCCCGACCGGCCTGCGCTACTGCATCAACTCGGCCGCGCTGCGCTTCGTGCCCCTCGAGCACCTCGAGGCGGAGGGCTACGGCGAGTACCGGGCGCTGTTCGAGCGCTGAGCGCTGGCCGGA
Proteins encoded in this window:
- the msrB gene encoding peptide-methionine (R)-S-oxide reductase MsrB, with protein sequence MATYTKPSDAELRERLTPEQYAVTQHEATERAFSGAYWNLDEPGIYVDIVSGEPLFCSLDKYDAGCGWPSFTRPISEAVLSTRTDYRLLMPRTEVRSKHADSHLGHVFDDGPAPTGLRYCINSAALRFVPLEHLEAEGYGEYRALFER
- a CDS encoding ABC transporter permease; this encodes MSAEISLPQVLLAALLMLVTAALSWRMRLGLGRQIVVAGTRMTVQLLLVGLILGWVFALRHPMPVVGIGLIMTLLAAQAAVGRSRRRYARVYLDSFVAVFGSSFVLTGLVLAGILQVRPWFDPQYAVPILGMVLGNTLTGVSLALERFLSEIIGQRDRIEALLALGATRWEAAQGAVASAVRTGMIPTLNSMAVMGIVSLPGMMTGQILAGADPGTAVRYQIVIMFVLAASSAIGSLLVTLLAYRALFDAHSRLRSERLTERHAQH
- a CDS encoding ABC transporter ATP-binding protein, which translates into the protein MLLSARDLTRAVARKTLWHGLGFDLAPGERLAITGPSGSGKSLLLRALAALDPLESGQVYLEGRVQSAWPMPLYRARVMYLPQRPALGQGRVLDELRLPFGLRVHAHRTWREAAALEILEQLGRPASFLELEGAHLSGGERQLVALARALLLSPSVLLLDEATAALDPQAVRCAEDALERWVRAESGRALVWVSHDPAQRERVADRELNVRLAGGSP